In a genomic window of Ipomoea triloba cultivar NCNSP0323 chromosome 3, ASM357664v1:
- the LOC116012905 gene encoding ribosomal L1 domain-containing protein CG13096-like, which translates to MKRDKVDWLVVCNAQPRAWMESLRKENDQPKDISYQEKEVESTGIVSSVDEDSFVRLNDENVEYGDFLNENPDNDEEENDEPEFDFSSSTNEDENDDCYDDDENDDCYDDDN; encoded by the coding sequence ATGAAACGAGATAAAGTTGATTGGTTAGTTGTTTGTAATGCTCAACCTCGGGCATGGATGGAGTCTTTGAGAAAGGAAAATGATCAGCCGAAAGATATTTCTTATCAAGAAAAAGAAGTTGAAAGCACGGGAATTGTAAGCAGTGTAGATGAAGATTCTTTCGTTAGATTAAATGATGAAAATGTTGAGTATGGTGACTTTCTCAATGAGAATCCAGAtaatgatgaagaagaaaatgatgagCCTGAATTTGACTTTAGTTCATCAActaatgaagatgaaaatgatGATTGCTATGATGATGACGAAAATGATGATTGCTATGATGATGATAATTAG